Below is a genomic region from Streptomyces sp. RPA4-2.
GCGGTCGCGGGCACCGCCGTCATCCCGCTGTCGGCCTTCGCGAGGGTGATCCAGGCGTCATACACCTTGTACGGCACCAGATTCACCAGCGACGCCGAGCTGATCGCGCCGGTCTGCCCGTCGGGAAGCCCACCGGCGGCGCTCACCCCGTCCGACCCCGGGCTCTCGGAGACCTGCAACGCACCCGTGACGGTCACCTCGCCGGCCGGGGCGGCGGGCGCTTTCGCGGCATCCGCGGTACCGGGCAGCCAGCCCCGGACGACGGGCAGCGCCTGGCCGCCGTCGGTCCGCAGCAGCGTCAGCACGTAGTACCCGTGCCTGCCGCCCAGCTCGCGGTCGGGCACCAGCAGCTGCTTGCCGTACCGGCCGGTGGCGACGGCCTGCTTGCCGGACGTGTCCTTGTCGACGGGCAGCAGCTCGCGCAGCGGTCGGGCCGGATCCGTTCTGGCCGCCGCGGCCTGCTCACCGGCGTCGCGCTGGTCCTGGACCCGAGCCTCGAACCGGCTCAACTGCCACGACCCCATGAAGATGCAGAAGGGGATGGCCAACAGCACGAAGACGTTGATCCCCCACCAGCGGGGCGTCAGCAGGAACCGGTACACGACTTCAAAGGTACGGTGCCGCCGCGCGCAGCCGGGCTCCGGGGCCCGCTCCCGGCGTTCGGTCCCGCCGTCCGCCCCCGCCCGTCCGGCACCGGTCGCCGGGCGGGGCGGGACGGGGGTTCCGGACGGAGTTTTCCACAGGCTGGGGACCTCGTCGGCGCGAAGGCGGGTGGGCCAGGCACTATGGGGCCATGACTGAGAGCAACGGGTCCGTCGAGCAGCAGCAGGCGGCCATGCCCGACTGGGAGAAGCGCTTCAGGGCACCGAGGGTGTCGCTGCCGGACTGGGCGGAGGACGCCCCGCACCGCTCGCTGTTCGTCTCCAACGCGACGGGAACCTACGAGCTGTACGCGTGGGACCGCGAGTCGGGCGAGCAGCGCCAGATCACCGACCGGGCGAACGGTACGACGGACGGGGTGCTCTCCCCGGACGGCGAATGGATCTGGTGGTTCGACGACAAGGACGGCGACGAGTTCGGCATCTGGCGCCGACAGCGTTTCGCCGCGGCCGGCTCCGGCGGCGCCGCTCCCACCGGTGGAACTGCCGGTGCCGCCGGCGCCGACGAGCCCGCCGCGCCGGGACTTGAGCCCTCCTACCCCGGAGGACTGGCCATCGGCCGGGACGGGCGGACGGCGGTCGTGGGCCGCTCGACGGACGAGGACGGGTCGACGATCCACCTGGTCCGCTCCGGCGAGGAACCCGTGGAGATCTACCGCCACCGGGAGTCGGCCGGCGTCGGCGACCTCTCCCACGACGGCTCCCTGATCGCCGTCGAGCACACCGAGCACGGCGACGCGATGCACTCGGCGCTGCGGGTGCTGCGCCCGGACGGCTCGACGGTCGCCGAGCTCGACGACAGCAAGGGCGGCACGGTCGAGCTCGGCCTGGAGGTGCTGGGCTTCGCCCCGGTCGACGGGGACACCCGCCTGCTCATCGGGCACCAGCGGCGCGGCCGTTGGGAGCCGCTGGTGTGGGACGTCGCGACCGGCGAGGAGACGGACCTGTCCCTCGACCTGCCCGGCGACGTGGGCGCCGAGTGGTATCCGGACGGATCGGCGCTGCTGATCGCGCACGGCTTCGAGGCCCGTAGCGACCTGTGGCGCTACGACCTGGGGTCCGGCGAGCTGCTCCGCGTGCCCACCCCCGCGGGCACGGTGTCCGGGGCGACGGCCCGCCCCGACGGCAGCGTGGAGTACCTGTGGTCGTCGGCGGCCGAACCGTCGTCGGTCCGCTCGACGACCGGCGGGGTCATCCTCGATCCCCCCGGCCTGAAGTCCCCGGGTTCGGTGCCCGTGGAGGACGTGTGGGTGG
It encodes:
- a CDS encoding SURF1 family protein; translation: MYRFLLTPRWWGINVFVLLAIPFCIFMGSWQLSRFEARVQDQRDAGEQAAAARTDPARPLRELLPVDKDTSGKQAVATGRYGKQLLVPDRELGGRHGYYVLTLLRTDGGQALPVVRGWLPGTADAAKAPAAPAGEVTVTGALQVSESPGSDGVSAAGGLPDGQTGAISSASLVNLVPYKVYDAWITLAKADSGMTAVPATAPQGTGLDLKAFQNLGYTGEWFVFAGFVVFMWFRLLRREAEFARDAELGLIASETTDQNEETDRDQERSGSPDESTDGNPVRDTAEAPAP
- a CDS encoding prolyl oligopeptidase family serine peptidase produces the protein MTESNGSVEQQQAAMPDWEKRFRAPRVSLPDWAEDAPHRSLFVSNATGTYELYAWDRESGEQRQITDRANGTTDGVLSPDGEWIWWFDDKDGDEFGIWRRQRFAAAGSGGAAPTGGTAGAAGADEPAAPGLEPSYPGGLAIGRDGRTAVVGRSTDEDGSTIHLVRSGEEPVEIYRHRESAGVGDLSHDGSLIAVEHTEHGDAMHSALRVLRPDGSTVAELDDSKGGTVELGLEVLGFAPVDGDTRLLIGHQRRGRWEPLVWDVATGEETDLSLDLPGDVGAEWYPDGSALLIAHGFEARSDLWRYDLGSGELLRVPTPAGTVSGATARPDGSVEYLWSSAAEPSSVRSTTGGVILDPPGLKSPGSVPVEDVWVEGPGGRVHALVQKPAGVTGPLPTVFDIHGGPTWHDSDSFAAGPAAWVDHGYAVVRVNYRGSTGYGREWTDALKHRVGLIELEDIAAVREWAVTSGLADPERLILTGGSWGGYLTLLGLGTQPDAWTLGIAAVPVADYVTAYHDEMEALKAMDRTLLGGTPEEVPARFEASSPLTYVDAVKAPVYISAGVNDPRCPIRQVENYVDRLAARGAVHEVYRYDAGHGSLVVDERIKQVHLELNFARTHLPA